In the Bacteroidales bacterium genome, one interval contains:
- a CDS encoding DUF2490 domain-containing protein: MTPARHPFVTFIIIVTGLMLVKGTVWGQDKDFRSWNDISIETELMDDLDIQAEIGLRFDNNATRLDENLYEVELQYKGVSDYDISTSYRFGMNNEIRYFEYYHRWTVEGELEKDIDPFEFEFRTRLQTEYYPSVSFEDRYEHYLRDRITITWKIDDFPADPSFGIEHYAPLNNKPFVFTDKNRFILGTDIDLDDGFSLDISYRFQRHYDDIPEYDYILSLGLGYEL; encoded by the coding sequence ATGACGCCTGCCCGACATCCATTTGTTACCTTTATCATTATTGTTACAGGCCTGATGCTTGTAAAAGGTACAGTATGGGGGCAAGACAAAGATTTCCGGAGCTGGAACGATATTTCCATAGAGACTGAGCTGATGGATGACCTCGACATACAGGCAGAGATAGGATTGCGGTTTGACAATAATGCTACCCGCCTGGACGAAAATCTTTATGAGGTGGAACTGCAGTATAAAGGAGTTAGTGATTACGACATCAGCACATCCTATCGCTTTGGTATGAACAATGAAATCAGGTATTTTGAATATTACCACCGCTGGACCGTTGAAGGAGAGCTTGAAAAAGACATCGATCCGTTTGAATTTGAATTCCGTACGCGCCTGCAAACCGAGTATTATCCTTCTGTTTCCTTTGAGGATCGCTATGAACATTATTTACGTGACAGAATAACCATCACCTGGAAGATAGATGATTTTCCGGCCGACCCGTCTTTTGGGATAGAACATTATGCTCCTTTAAACAATAAGCCTTTTGTGTTTACCGATAAAAACCGATTCATACTGGGAACAGATATTGATCTGGACGACGGGTTTTCCCTGGACATTTCATACAGATTTCAAAGACACTACGACGATATACCGGAATATGATTATATCCTTTCATTGGGTCTTGGATAT
- a CDS encoding DUF4956 domain-containing protein: MLQILLNIQLLGIEIIKIPDFLELLLRFTLNMIAIVIIIRYLYYTSTRRKDYLFTYILISITVFLLCFLLNNVKLQLGFALGLFAIFGIIRYRTNPIPIREMTYLFVVIGLSVINALANKQISYAELLFSNLIIVVTCYGFEKLWLLKHRSRKTIVYEKIENIHPANHEALKQDLESRTGLTIEKFEIGNIDFLRDTARIRIYYYESDNDINEANDENELTRNNNSD; this comes from the coding sequence ATGCTGCAAATTTTACTTAACATTCAACTGTTGGGCATTGAGATAATAAAAATCCCAGATTTCCTGGAATTGCTGCTCCGGTTCACACTGAACATGATTGCCATTGTAATCATCATCCGGTACCTGTATTATACTTCCACCCGGCGAAAAGATTATCTCTTCACTTACATATTGATCAGCATAACGGTATTTCTTTTATGTTTCCTTTTAAATAACGTGAAGTTACAACTTGGGTTTGCCCTCGGCCTGTTTGCCATTTTCGGGATCATCCGCTACAGGACCAATCCCATCCCTATAAGAGAAATGACCTATCTTTTTGTGGTCATCGGCTTGTCGGTAATCAATGCCCTGGCCAATAAACAGATCAGTTATGCTGAATTGCTGTTCTCCAATCTCATTATCGTGGTGACTTGTTATGGTTTCGAGAAGCTCTGGCTGTTGAAGCACCGCTCCAGGAAAACCATCGTTTATGAGAAAATAGAAAATATACATCCTGCCAATCATGAGGCATTGAAACAGGACCTGGAATCCCGCACGGGTTTGACCATTGAAAAATTTGAGATAGGCAATATTGACTTTTTGAGGGATACAGCGCGAATTAGAATATATTACTATGAAAGCGACAACGACATCAACGAGGCCAACGACGAAAATGAATTAACCAGAAATAACAACAGCGATTAA